Proteins encoded in a region of the Salvelinus fontinalis isolate EN_2023a chromosome 17, ASM2944872v1, whole genome shotgun sequence genome:
- the LOC129813852 gene encoding DDB1- and CUL4-associated factor 8-like isoform X2 — MAEADGKSSELNGGSEEPDPGEDQCGEGDASTATEGQSGSQAASKKAGDSAKDKPMPDAEGEKVPGEGEEEEDTDSMDGSGLYSLNEEGERDGEGGRRERVKERDAGKRAARKRNRPSGGTAHHSSSSEVEDDEEEEEQEEEDEQAMDVWLGEELRDLGRPSWRAVPSLRLREIGRGSHQFVRRVCGARGLVQRLELQGRLERHTGCVNTLHFNPSGTRLASGSDDLRVVVWDWARRRAELEFDSGHKSNVFQAKFLPHSGDSTLAMCARDGQIRVAELSAMQRCKNTKRVAQHKGAAHKLALEPDSPCCFLSAGEDAVVFGIDLRLDRPANKLVVVKEGDKKVGLYTIFVNPVNTHHFAVGGRDQYIRIYDQRKINENDNNGVLKKFCPSHLVSSESKTNITCLLYSHDGTELLTSYNDEDIYLFDSSHSDGADYCRRYKGHRNNATVKGVNFYGPSSEFVISGSDCGHIYLWDKVSARIVQFMEGDRGGVVNCLEPHPHLPGLATSGLDHDVKLWAPTAENPTGLKGLKDVMKKNKRERDEDTVRHGDQYDTQLLWFLMRHMRNRRSQRTRREGAEGDTDESWSSPDSSDEEDGGPDHVQCMSS, encoded by the exons TGCCAGATGCAGAGGGTGAGAAGGTGCCTggcgagggagaggaggaggaagacacaGACAGCATGGATGGCAGCGGCCTCTACTCCCTGAACGAGGAAGGGGAGCGAGATGGTGAGgggggtagaagagagagagtgaaggagagagatgcAGGTAAGAGGGCCGCCAGAAAGAGGAACCGCCCGAGCGGTGGCACCGCTCACCACTCCTCCAGCTCTGAAGtggaggatgatgaggaggaggaagagcaagAAGAGGAAGACGAGCAGGCCATGGACGTGTGGCTGGGGGAGGAGCTGCGTGATCTTGGCAGGCCATCATGGCGGGCGGTGCCCTCCCTGCGGTTGAGGGAGATTGGCCGGGGCTCACACCAGTTTGTAAGACGTGTGTGTGGCGCGCGGGGGCTGGTCCAGAGGCTGGAGCTACAAGGGCGCCTGGAGAGACACACCGGCTGTGTGAACACCCTGCACTTCAACCCCTCAGGCACACGCCTGGCCTCTGGCAGTGATGACCTACGGGTGGTGGTGTGGGACTGGGCACGTCGTCGGGCTGAGCTGGAGTTTGACAGTGGGCATAAGAGCAATGTCTTTCAG GCCAAGTTTCTTCCCCACAGTGGAGACTCAACTCTGGCCATGTGTGCCCGGGACGGTCAGATCAGAGTGGCTGAGCTCTCTGCCATGCAACGCTGCAAGAACACCAAGAGAGTGGCTCAGCATAAAGGGGCAGCACACAAG CTGGCCCTGGAGCCAGACTCTCCCTGCTGTTTTCTGTCGGCTGGGGAGGATGCCGTGGTGTTTGGCATCGACCTTCGCCTCGACCGGCCTGCCAA TAAACTGGTGGTGGTGAAGGAGGGGGATAAGAAAGTGGGGTTGTATACCATCTTTGTGAACCCTGTCAACACACATCACTTTGCTGTGGGAGGGAGAGATCAGTATATCAG GATCTATGATCAGAGGAAGATAAATGAGAATGATAATAATGGCGTACTGAAGAAGTTCTGTccatctcacctggtgtccaGCGAGTCCAAAACTAACATTACCTGCTTACTGTACAGTCACGATGGAACAG AGCTCCTGACTAGTTACAATGATGAGGACATCTACTTGTTTGACTCCAGCCACAGTGATGGTGCAGATTACTGCAGGCGATACAAGGGCCATCGCAACAACGCTACAG TGAAGGGGGTTAACTTCTATGGTCCTAGCAGTGAGTTTGTGATCAGTGGCAGCGATTGTGGACACATCTACCTGTGGGACAAGGTCTCAGCTCGCATAGTCCAGTtcatggagggagacagaggaggagtg GTGAACTGCCTGGAGCCCCACCCTCACCTCCCAGGTCTTGCCACCAGTGGTCTGGATCATGATGTTAAACTTTGGGCCCCCACTGCCGAGAACCCCACAGGGCTCAAGGGCCTCAAAGAC GTGATGAAGAAGAACAAGCGTGAGCGGGACGAGGACACTGTTCGACATGGAGATCAGTACGACACACAGCTCCTATGGTTCCTCATGAGACACATGAGAAACAGACGGTCCCAGAGG ACACGTCGGGAGGGTGCAGAGGGAGACACTGATGAGTCATGGAGCTCTCCAGATTCCTCTGATGAAGAGGATGGAGGGCCAGACCACGTTCAGTGCATGTCCTCCTGA